The window AGAAATGCCACCGCGCGGCATAAAGATGCCTTCGACTTCGATGTACTTCGGGTCGAGTAATTTCACCAAGTCCTTCATGATGATGTTCACGCAGTCTTCATGGAAATCCCCGTGATTGCGGAACGAGAACATGTAAAGTTTGAGCGACTTGGATTCCACCAAATACTGGTCCGGAATGTAGTTGATCTTGATTTCGGCAAAGTCCGGCTGACCGGTTTTCGGGCAAAGGCTCGTGAATTCCGGGCAGTTGAACGTGACCATGTAATCGTTACCCGGATGCTTGTTCGGGAACTTTTCGAGCACTTCGGGGCTGTAAGTGGTCTTGTACTGGGTCTTGCTGTTGCCGAGCAGCGTGACGCCTTCGAGTTCAGCTTCTGAACGCATAAAGTCTCCTAGTTTTGTTTTAAGTCAGGATGGGTTTCGAACTGACCATTTTTAGGTACAAATATAGATGTTTTGTCAATGAAATAGTTTTCTAAAATGGATACATTCCTACGTTTTCGAGGTAGTTTTATTATTACGTGTTGTTGCCATCAAAAATTAGGGGTTGTCATGAATAAAGTTTCAACAGTAATTCGGGTATTTGCGTTAGCCATTGCCGCATCAACATTTTCTTTTGCGGGTGTAGGCATGGCCGATGGTGCTGCAAAATTTCTGGGCAACACGACCACTTTGGGCGAAATCCCTGATAATTTTGGCACCTACTGGAACCAGATTACTGCCGAAAACGAATGCGTTTGGGGTCATGTTGAAAAGACACGCGGCGAATACGACTGGACGGGTTGCGACTTTGTCTATAACTGGGCTAAAAAGAATAAAGCCATTTTCTCGTTTCACACCCTGTTGTGGGGTTCGCAAAACCCGCAGTGGTTGATCAAACTTGATATTGACGAAACAAAAAAGGCTTGGACTGATTGGATTGATGCGGTTAAAGAACATTACCCCGACCTCGAAATGATTGAAGTGGTCAATGAGGCCGTCAAATCGGGCAACAACTACCACTCCAGTTTTACCTCTTCCAAACTGGTTGAGGCGCTTGGCGGCGATAACGGCAACTACGAATTTGTAGTGACGGCATTCAAGATGGCACGAGAACGCTGGCCAGAAGCCATCCTGATTTACAACGATTACAATAC of the Fibrobacter sp. UWB2 genome contains:
- the queF gene encoding preQ(1) synthase produces the protein MRSEAELEGVTLLGNSKTQYKTTYSPEVLEKFPNKHPGNDYMVTFNCPEFTSLCPKTGQPDFAEIKINYIPDQYLVESKSLKLYMFSFRNHGDFHEDCVNIIMKDLVKLLDPKYIEVEGIFMPRGGISLYPFANYGKPGTEFEAIAKTRLFAAIDRRK